GACCATTCGTCACGACCGTCACGTCTTTAGCTTCAATGTAAGGAATCATCGCCATCGTTGTTGTTCCCGCATCCAGATAGATACATTCACCATCCAAAATTTCTTTGGCTGCCATACGAGCGACTGCGTTTTTTTGTTGAACGTTTTTGAATGTTTTTTCTTCCATGCCAGGTTCCTGACTTTTCTGATTCAGCAAGGTTGCCCCGCCATGAATCCGCTTTAACAACTGACGGCCTTCAAGATCTATCAAATCACGCCGAATCGTTGACTCAGAAGCTCCCAAGAGATCAGCCAATTCCTGCAATTTTACAACACCACGCTCTTGTAAGCGCTGTATTATTAACTTGTATCTTTCTTCCGTCAGCATCTTCATTCCCCCAACTGTTCTTATCGTACCACAAACCTAGCAAAAAACAATCATTTTTCTCCAAAAAGATTCAAAAAAATTCATTCCAACTTCATTTTTTTACAAAATGGTGAATTCCTGCTCCAATCAGCATGATTACGTTTACATTTTAAAGAAAATTCAGCTACTTTTATGTGAATTCATTCTTCTTACATAGGAATTCAGCAGTAAACGTTCAAAAACGTTCTGACACTTTAATATGCCCCATCATATCCCTTGCTCCCTACGGTCTGGATTGCTGTAGCTGTAATTCTCGATTCTTCAGCCAGCAAATCATAAAACTTTCTTATGGCCTGGACGCGAGGGTCAGTGCTGCAAGCTTGGATTAACTCAACAAGAGCCATGACTGCGTGCATACCGCATTCATGGCTCACCTCATTAGGATAAATATTCACCCTCAATCATCTTCTCTAGATAATCTTCCGGCTGCGCAAGAAACTCAGCAAAGCTGCATACATCCGCATATTCTTGATGCTCCTCGTCATAATAACCAAGACACTTGTGCTTCGGATTCCACACCAAAAGGATATCCGAATAGTTATCTACGTTTAGAGACAATCGCAACAGCTTTTGCCGTCCCACCTTCATCTCAACCGTATCTATGAAAGAGAAGAACTCAACAAATTGGATACCTAAATCATTTTCTGGAAGATCCACACGGAGCTGATCTCCCATCAGAAAGGCTACAAGATCCTTAGGAAGCTTGTAGCTTTTTAAGGTATGTCGTTTATTCTCCAGATTATGAAACGCTGGTGGTTCCACAGACTTTAGATATTCGGCCATTTCCACGTTCTTATTGCTAACAGCAATCGTATATGCCCGATCTCCATCCTTTTCTGCCAGTGTCACATCAGCTCCATACTCTACCAGGTACTTAACCATCGCAAAATCATTATTTCGTGCTGCCACAGTTAAAGGAGTCGCTTTATAGGGATATACCATATTAGGGGCATTGTAATTAATATCCGCACCATGCTCCAACAGTAGTGCCACGGTGTTCAGATCATGGTTACTAACTGCGTTGCGCAGCGTTGCCCCACCGTGCTGCTTTATATCGAGGCCAAGTTCGTGAATCAGCAAGATATTCTTTTTATTGCCATAATAGGCTTGCTCATAGGCACCGGCTTTGACCTGATTTTTTCCGTCCAGCTTGGCACCATGGGCCACCACATAGCGGACAATTTCTTCTGAGCAGTAGCGAACAGCTGTTAAAAATGCGGGGCGATCTTTTGCATTGAGCTGAGCTCCCTGCTCCACCAACAGCTTCAACACATCCAATCGCTCGCAAATAAGCGCAAGGTCTAATGGACTTAACGTCGAATATTTGCTGAGTTTAATTTCTTGTTCTATATCCCAGCCTTCGGTCAGCGCTTGGCGTAATGCCGATATATTGCCTTCTACAATATGCATTGCGATTTCTGGAAGAACGTCAAATTTGCCGATATCTTTTAATTGGATCATCGTATACCCTCACTCTTTATGTATCTGCTATTCATGTACATCTATTTTATACCAATCTTCCGTTTACTTAAATCCGCCTGACTCCCCAGTTTATTGCTCACTCTAATGCAAACAATTGAGAGTATAGGTGAATATGCCTTATAGAAGCTATAATTGTAGTTGATTCTTTATACTCGATGTAACGAAAAGGAGAACATATGAATAGCATTCAATACTTATCCCAATTCAATTTGCTGCATAGTCTCTCACGAGAAGATTTGATTGAAATGGATCAAATGACCTCCATTACGACTCTACCAAAAAATACATTTATTCAAACCCCAGATACCTTTTCCGAAGGGCTTTATTTTGTGAAGAAGGGAAAAGTACGTCTATATAAGCTAAATGCTGACGGGAAGCAATTTACTTTGGATATCCTCAATGAGGGGAATGTATTTGGTGAAATGGATATGATTTCATTAGGGACAAGGGATATGTATATAGAAACGATAGAAGAATGCGATATCTGCCGGATGGACAAAGACCGGTTTGAGCATTTTTTAATACAACATCCCCGGTTTATGATGAACATGATCAAGGTGCTAAGTGACCGAATCTCAGGAATGAGCAGTCTGGCCCAGCATTTAGCCTTGGGAAATTTACAGGATAAAATTTTATATGTTCTTTTAAAATTATGCGATCAATTTGCCCTTCAAAGTCATGATGAGTATTACAAAATTGATTTCCCGCTTTCTCACCAGGAAATAGCACATTTGGTTGGAGCCACCCGTGAGGCTGTAACAACCGCTCTACAGGAGCTCGTCAAAGAAAGGGTCATTAAGACCGGCTTTAAGACAATTTACATCCATCGCCAAAAGCTAGCCAAGTTGTAAGCTACATTACATCTTTCCTCCTGACAAAAGAATTATCGTATACCTACCAGCAAATATACGATATGGAGTGATGAAATGCTACACCGCAAAGGGGCTCGCAAAAGAACAGATATCCCTACTGATGTACTTCAATTGCTACAACAGGGACAACTTGAGACTGTGAATCTTACCGAATGGCTGGCTGTAGATCATATTGTACTTCTGCGGAACGCTCTTGATGAGTTTGGATTGCAGCGATCATTCAATGTCTTCTTGACTGAATTGGATCATCTGAAGGAAAAAAAGATCATGAAAATAATACCCGCAATAGCACAAGCATGGCTTCATGTGTTTGAGCAACAAACGTTAGAAGAGCGTACTCGTATCTTTGACGCGATGGCCTCTCATCTTTCAGATAGCATTCGCTGCTGGGCTGCCTACATCATCGGGGTAGATTCCCGTTTAAGTCTAGAAGAAAAATTAGCTGGTATTCGACCATTTGCAGCAGATTCCCATTTCGGAGTACGTGAAATTGCCTGGATGGCAATGAGAGAACCTATATCCTTGCAACTGGATGAGGCGCTTGTGCTGTTAAACAGCTGGATGCGAAACAAGGATGCTAACATACGTCGTTTTGCTAT
This window of the Paenibacillus polymyxa genome carries:
- a CDS encoding DNA alkylation repair protein translates to MLHRKGARKRTDIPTDVLQLLQQGQLETVNLTEWLAVDHIVLLRNALDEFGLQRSFNVFLTELDHLKEKKIMKIIPAIAQAWLHVFEQQTLEERTRIFDAMASHLSDSIRCWAAYIIGVDSRLSLEEKLAGIRPFAADSHFGVREIAWMAMREPISLQLDEALVLLNSWMRNKDANIRRFAIELTRPQGVWAKHIPELKEHPELALPLLEVVQSDPVKYVQDSVGNWLNDASKTNPEWVIQVCDTWLLASDTKETKRIVTRAQRSLNKMK
- a CDS encoding Crp/Fnr family transcriptional regulator, whose translation is MNSIQYLSQFNLLHSLSREDLIEMDQMTSITTLPKNTFIQTPDTFSEGLYFVKKGKVRLYKLNADGKQFTLDILNEGNVFGEMDMISLGTRDMYIETIEECDICRMDKDRFEHFLIQHPRFMMNMIKVLSDRISGMSSLAQHLALGNLQDKILYVLLKLCDQFALQSHDEYYKIDFPLSHQEIAHLVGATREAVTTALQELVKERVIKTGFKTIYIHRQKLAKL
- a CDS encoding ankyrin repeat domain-containing protein, producing the protein MIQLKDIGKFDVLPEIAMHIVEGNISALRQALTEGWDIEQEIKLSKYSTLSPLDLALICERLDVLKLLVEQGAQLNAKDRPAFLTAVRYCSEEIVRYVVAHGAKLDGKNQVKAGAYEQAYYGNKKNILLIHELGLDIKQHGGATLRNAVSNHDLNTVALLLEHGADINYNAPNMVYPYKATPLTVAARNNDFAMVKYLVEYGADVTLAEKDGDRAYTIAVSNKNVEMAEYLKSVEPPAFHNLENKRHTLKSYKLPKDLVAFLMGDQLRVDLPENDLGIQFVEFFSFIDTVEMKVGRQKLLRLSLNVDNYSDILLVWNPKHKCLGYYDEEHQEYADVCSFAEFLAQPEDYLEKMIEGEYLS